In Metopolophium dirhodum isolate CAU chromosome 7, ASM1992520v1, whole genome shotgun sequence, one genomic interval encodes:
- the LOC132948192 gene encoding mitochondrial import receptor subunit TOM40 homolog 2-like produces MGNVQASSNLPPMPPNMTPIPPPTTPQKLPPENRIENPGSVEELHKKCKELFPMTFEGIRLVINKGLSNHFFVSHSLLIGATSQTSNYKFGSTFVGTNQVGPGDFSPLLIGDIDPRGNISTNVNVQPWDNVKIKLNTQFQEFKTNGVQTTAEYRADRYTATLCLVNPDLFNYTGIYISQYLYALNNKTSVGAEVIHQRSPQIPNGHITVFNVLGRYIYDDATTISTTLSLTGLQCCYHFKASEQLQFGVDLEGSLLQRDINATFAYQAQIPKSDINIKGSIDRKWNVSTTLEKRLHPMPFTFALSTMFSPAKHQLRMGVGFLVG; encoded by the exons ATGGGTAACGTACAAGCTTCGTCCAATTTACCACCGATGCCGCCTAATATGACACCAATTCCGCCACCCACAACACCGCAAAAGCTGCCTCCCGAAAATCGCATCGAAAACCCCGGATCGGTTGAAGAACTGCACAAGAAATGCAAAG AACTGTTTCCTATGACCTTTGAGGGCATCCGACTTGTCATTAACAAAGGACTGAGCAATCATTTTTTCGTTAGCCACAGTCTACTCATAGGAGCAACCAGTCAAACATCAAACTACAAATTTGGATCTACATTTGTGGGTACCAATCAGGTGGGGCCCGGAGATTTCAGTCCTCTTTTGATAGGTGACATTGATCCCCGTGGAAATATTTCTACAAATGTTAATGTACAACCCTGGGATAATGTCAAAATCAAACTGAACACTcag TTTCAAGAGTTCAAAACAAATGGAGTTCAAACAACCGCTGAATATAGAGCAGACAGATATACAGCTACCCTGTGCTTAGTCAATCCCGATTTATTCAATTATACGGGAATTTATATATCTCAGTATTTATATGCTTTGAATAACAAAACATCAGTAGGTGCTGAAGTCATTCACCAACGTAGTCCACAAATTCCAAATGGGCATATAACAGTATTTAATGTCTTGGGAagatatatat atgATGATGCTACCACAATCAGTACTACATTGAGTTTAACGGGGTTGCAATGCTGCTATCATTTCAAAGCTAGTGAGCAACTTCAGTTTGGTGTAGATCTTGAAGGTAGTCTTTTACAACGAGATATCAATGCAACTTTTGCATATCAAGCACAAATTCCTAAATCAGATATCAACAttaaag gtagcATAGATAGAAAGTGGAATGTAAGCACGACACTGGAAAAACGTTTACACCCAATGCCATTTACATTTGCATTGAGTACTATGTTTTCTCCTGCCAAACATCAATTAAGAATGGGAGTTGGATTTTTAGTCGGTTAA